One part of the Roseomonas gilardii genome encodes these proteins:
- the ileS gene encoding isoleucine--tRNA ligase, with product MNDAPTPDTAPARDWRDTVFLPRTSFPMKGDLPKREPGRLDRWQETGLRDRLRAQSAGMPKFVLHDGPPYANGPLHIGHALNKILKDVINRAAQMSGKDANYVPGWDCHGLPIEWKVEEEYRKKGLDKDAVPILDFRAECRAYAGHWLNVQREEFQRLGVLGDWEHPYATMNFSSEAVIAGEIGKFLLNGSLYRGLRPVMWSPVEKTALADAEVEYHDHTSPTLHARFRVLRSPAEAAVGASVVIWTTTPWTMPGNRAVAYGEEIDYALLHVEGVAEGSLLQPGENLLIALPLLESFAKEAGLGAHSIRRVFKGAELAGTVLAHPLRGWAPAAQGDKGGYDFDVPLLPGDFVTADAGTGFVHIAPGHGEDDFSLGRQFGLPVPETVNDDGTYSVQSPGFTGIHVFKAHEPVWAAMESMGTLAAKGSLRHSYPHSWRSKKPVIFRATPQWFIAMDDGNQIRAKALDALAVTHFVPEVGRNRITSMVAARPDWCISRQRAWGVPIPVFVEKRTGEPLRDPAVLERVTCAFREEGADAWYKPGAAQRFLGNDRNPDDYEQVMDIVDVWFESGSTHAFTLTPERGLPFPADLYLEGSDQHRGWFHSSLLESIGTRGVAPYKALLTHGFTLDESGRKMSKSLGNVTAPQEVTKKYGADILRLWVMNADTTEDQRIGPRILEQTAELYRRLRNTLRWLLGNLDGFSEAERVPHAELPELERWVLHRLTQLDARIRGAVESYDWSGVVPEIHAFCAADLSAFYFDIRKDSLYCDAADSPRRRAARTVLDVLHRCLATWLAPVLPFTAEEAWLARFPSESDSVHLQLFPEVPAEWRDEALAAKWARVRELRGVVTAELEKARAAGTIGSSLQAAPVLALPGADAGLLSPELWAETCITSGFGLAPGAETPAAEFRPAEGAKCARCWRVLPEVGTPGRRHADLCLRCEAAVA from the coding sequence ATGAACGACGCCCCCACCCCCGACACCGCCCCCGCCCGGGATTGGCGCGACACGGTCTTCCTGCCGCGCACCTCCTTCCCGATGAAGGGCGACCTGCCGAAGCGCGAGCCCGGCCGGCTCGATCGCTGGCAGGAGACCGGGCTGCGCGACCGCCTGCGCGCCCAGTCCGCTGGGATGCCGAAATTCGTTCTGCATGACGGCCCGCCCTATGCGAACGGCCCGCTGCATATCGGCCACGCCCTGAACAAGATCCTCAAGGACGTGATCAATCGCGCCGCCCAGATGTCGGGCAAGGACGCGAACTACGTCCCCGGCTGGGATTGCCACGGCCTGCCGATCGAGTGGAAGGTCGAGGAGGAGTACCGCAAGAAGGGCCTCGACAAGGATGCGGTGCCCATCCTCGACTTCCGGGCCGAGTGCCGCGCCTATGCCGGCCACTGGCTGAACGTGCAGCGGGAGGAGTTCCAGCGCCTGGGCGTGCTCGGCGACTGGGAGCACCCCTACGCCACGATGAACTTCTCCTCCGAGGCGGTAATCGCGGGGGAGATCGGCAAGTTCCTGCTGAACGGCTCGCTCTATCGCGGCCTGCGCCCGGTGATGTGGAGCCCGGTCGAGAAGACCGCCCTGGCCGATGCCGAGGTCGAGTACCACGACCACACCAGCCCGACGCTGCATGCCCGCTTCCGCGTGCTGCGCTCCCCGGCCGAGGCCGCGGTGGGCGCCAGCGTGGTGATCTGGACCACCACCCCCTGGACCATGCCGGGCAACCGCGCCGTCGCCTATGGGGAGGAGATCGACTACGCCCTGCTGCATGTGGAAGGCGTGGCCGAGGGCTCGCTGCTGCAGCCCGGCGAGAACCTGCTGATCGCCCTGCCGCTGCTGGAGAGCTTCGCGAAGGAGGCCGGCCTCGGCGCCCATTCCATCCGCCGCGTCTTCAAGGGCGCGGAGCTGGCGGGCACCGTCCTCGCGCATCCGCTGCGGGGCTGGGCGCCCGCGGCCCAGGGGGACAAGGGCGGCTACGACTTCGACGTGCCGCTGCTGCCAGGCGATTTCGTCACCGCCGATGCGGGCACGGGCTTCGTCCATATCGCCCCGGGCCATGGCGAGGACGACTTCAGCCTCGGCCGCCAGTTCGGCCTGCCGGTGCCGGAAACGGTGAACGACGACGGCACCTATTCGGTGCAGTCGCCGGGCTTCACCGGCATCCATGTCTTCAAGGCGCACGAGCCCGTCTGGGCCGCCATGGAGAGCATGGGCACGCTGGCCGCGAAGGGCTCGCTGCGGCATTCCTACCCGCATTCCTGGCGCTCCAAGAAGCCGGTGATCTTCCGCGCCACGCCGCAATGGTTCATCGCCATGGATGACGGCAACCAGATCCGCGCCAAGGCGCTGGACGCGCTGGCCGTCACCCATTTCGTGCCGGAGGTCGGGCGCAACCGCATCACCTCCATGGTCGCGGCCCGGCCGGACTGGTGCATCAGCCGCCAGCGCGCCTGGGGCGTGCCCATCCCCGTCTTCGTGGAGAAGCGGACCGGCGAGCCGCTGCGCGACCCGGCGGTGCTGGAGCGCGTGACCTGCGCCTTCCGCGAGGAAGGGGCGGATGCCTGGTACAAGCCCGGCGCCGCGCAGCGCTTCCTGGGCAACGACCGCAACCCGGACGACTACGAGCAGGTGATGGACATCGTGGATGTGTGGTTCGAGTCCGGCTCGACCCATGCCTTCACCCTGACGCCGGAGCGCGGCCTGCCTTTCCCGGCGGACCTGTATCTGGAGGGGTCGGACCAGCATCGCGGCTGGTTCCATTCCTCGCTGCTGGAAAGCATCGGCACCCGGGGCGTGGCGCCCTACAAGGCGCTGCTGACCCATGGCTTCACGCTCGACGAGTCCGGGCGGAAGATGTCCAAGTCCCTGGGCAACGTCACCGCCCCGCAGGAAGTCACCAAGAAATACGGCGCCGACATCCTGCGCCTGTGGGTGATGAATGCCGACACCACCGAGGACCAGCGCATCGGCCCGCGCATCCTGGAGCAGACGGCGGAGCTCTACCGGCGCCTGCGCAACACGCTGCGCTGGCTGCTGGGCAATCTCGACGGCTTCTCCGAGGCCGAGCGCGTGCCCCATGCCGAGCTGCCAGAGCTGGAGCGCTGGGTGCTGCACCGGCTGACGCAGCTCGACGCCCGCATCCGCGGGGCGGTCGAAAGCTATGACTGGTCCGGCGTGGTGCCGGAGATCCATGCCTTCTGCGCCGCTGACCTCTCGGCCTTCTACTTCGACATCCGCAAGGACAGCCTCTACTGCGACGCGGCGGACAGCCCGCGCCGCCGGGCCGCCCGCACCGTGCTGGACGTGCTGCACCGCTGCCTCGCCACCTGGCTGGCCCCGGTGCTGCCCTTCACCGCGGAGGAGGCTTGGCTGGCCCGCTTCCCCTCGGAGAGCGACTCCGTCCATCTCCAGCTCTTCCCCGAGGTCCCGGCGGAATGGCGGGACGAGGCGCTGGCCGCCAAATGGGCACGGGTGCGCGAGCTGCGCGGCGTGGTGACGGCGGAGCTGGAGAAGGCCCGCGCCGCCGGCACCATCGGCTCCAGCCTCCAGGCCGCGCCGGTCCTGGCCCTGCCCGGGGCCGATGCCGGGCTCCTCTCGCCGGAACTCTGGGCGGAGACCTGCATCACCTCCGGCTTCGGGCTGGCGCCCGGGGCGGAGACGCCCGCCGCGGAATTCCGCCCGGCCGAGGGCGCGAAATGCGCCCGCTGCTGGCGGGTGCTGCCGGAAGTCGGCACCCCGGGCCGGCGCCATGCGGATCTCTGCCTGCGCTGCGAGGCCGCGGTCGCCTGA
- a CDS encoding bifunctional riboflavin kinase/FAD synthetase, giving the protein MTQSSVPEAECLLLTDWRDVPAAARGAAVALGNFDGVHRGHRAVLGAAHAARPDLPLAALTFEPHPREYFRPDDPPFRLTPLPAKRRALAAGGCRIVYALPFGPELAAMSAEDFVEEVLHRGLGARHLACGADFAFGHRRGGDTAFLAHAAEARGIGLSVVPPVSDAEGTLSSTRIRRALQDGYPERATRDLGRVWEIAGEVVHGDKLGRVLGWPTANLWLGRYLEPARGVYAVTVALPDGREAKGVANIGRRPTLGGDPQTRLEVYLFDFSGDLYGQEIRVRLVHFLRADATFAGLEELKAAIAQDAEDARRVLRQDRPAP; this is encoded by the coding sequence ATGACCCAGTCTTCCGTTCCCGAAGCGGAGTGCCTGTTGCTCACGGACTGGCGCGACGTGCCGGCGGCGGCACGCGGCGCGGCCGTGGCGCTGGGCAATTTCGACGGCGTGCATCGCGGCCACCGGGCGGTGCTGGGCGCGGCCCACGCCGCGCGGCCTGACCTGCCCCTGGCGGCGCTCACCTTCGAGCCGCATCCGCGCGAGTATTTCCGCCCCGACGACCCGCCCTTCCGGCTGACGCCCCTGCCGGCGAAGCGGCGGGCGCTGGCGGCGGGGGGCTGCCGCATCGTCTATGCGCTGCCCTTCGGACCCGAACTGGCGGCGATGAGCGCGGAGGACTTCGTGGAGGAGGTGCTGCATCGTGGGCTCGGGGCGCGTCACCTGGCCTGCGGCGCCGACTTCGCCTTCGGGCACCGGCGGGGCGGCGACACCGCCTTCCTGGCCCATGCGGCGGAGGCGCGCGGCATCGGCCTGTCCGTGGTGCCGCCGGTATCGGATGCCGAGGGCACCCTGTCCTCCACCCGCATCCGCCGCGCCCTGCAGGACGGCTATCCGGAGCGCGCCACGCGCGACCTGGGCCGGGTCTGGGAGATCGCGGGGGAGGTCGTGCATGGCGACAAGCTGGGCCGCGTCCTGGGCTGGCCCACGGCCAATCTCTGGCTCGGCCGGTACCTGGAGCCGGCGCGCGGCGTCTATGCCGTGACCGTGGCGCTGCCGGATGGGCGGGAGGCGAAGGGCGTCGCCAATATCGGGCGCCGCCCTACCCTGGGAGGGGACCCGCAAACCCGGCTGGAGGTCTATCTCTTCGACTTCTCCGGCGACCTCTACGGACAGGAGATCCGGGTTCGGCTGGTGCACTTCCTGCGGGCGGACGCGACCTTCGCCGGGCTGGAGGAACTCAAGGCCGCCATCGCCCAGGATGCCGAGGACGCCCGGCGGGTGCTGCGCCAGGACCGTCCCGCTCCCTAG
- a CDS encoding TIGR00730 family Rossman fold protein — MEETKTLKRVCVFCGASGGARPVYAETARALGEAIAARGLDLVYGGGKVGLMGVVADAALANGSEVDGVIPEALMQREVGHGSVTRLHVVGSMHERKAMMAELSDGFVILPGGFGTMEEVFEVLTWSQLGLHTKGAVFLDVDGYWTHLMKALDGMQAEGFLKPEHRLLAMRAETPDQALDMLAAFRPPEVARWIVSPAQT, encoded by the coding sequence ATGGAAGAGACGAAGACGTTGAAGCGTGTCTGTGTGTTCTGCGGCGCCAGCGGCGGCGCCCGCCCGGTCTATGCCGAGACCGCCCGCGCCCTGGGCGAGGCGATCGCGGCGCGGGGACTGGACCTGGTCTATGGCGGCGGCAAGGTCGGGCTGATGGGCGTGGTGGCCGATGCCGCCCTGGCGAACGGCTCCGAGGTGGATGGGGTGATCCCCGAGGCGCTGATGCAGCGCGAGGTCGGGCACGGCTCGGTGACGCGGCTGCATGTCGTGGGATCGATGCACGAGCGCAAGGCGATGATGGCGGAGCTGTCGGACGGCTTCGTGATCCTGCCCGGCGGCTTCGGCACGATGGAGGAGGTCTTCGAAGTGCTGACCTGGTCGCAGCTCGGCCTGCACACCAAGGGCGCGGTCTTCCTCGATGTCGATGGCTATTGGACGCATCTCATGAAGGCGCTGGACGGGATGCAGGCGGAAGGCTTCCTGAAGCCCGAGCACCGCTTGCTGGCCATGCGGGCGGAAACGCCGGACCAGGCGCTGGACATGCTGGCCGCCTTCCGCCCGCCCGAGGTGGCGCGCTGGATCGTCAGCCCGGCCCAGACCTGA
- a CDS encoding M20 family metallopeptidase — protein sequence MPATEIGTSERLLEELRLWVETETPTTDPAAVNRLVDRAEAGLREAGAALERIPGRDGYGDNLIARLPGPAGSNRKPVVVCVHLDTVWDNGTLASSMPFRVEGDKAYGPGIYDMKAGSFLAFHAVREILRQKVATRSPVTLIMTPDEEVGSPTSRAIIEREARDASAVLIAEPAGGPQGACVTARKGVGRFVVKIHGVSAHAGGNWSEGRSAVVALSELVLKVHGMVDLERGVTTNVAPVWGGTRPNVVPPEAGCEIDLRVANEADGVAMERAILALAGERDGIRIEITGGMNRPPMEETAETLRLYETACQLARQAGYDLPKQHRGGGSDGNFTAALGIPTLDGLGCTGAGAHAPHEHILWRDLAARGQVLAGLIETL from the coding sequence ATGCCCGCCACCGAGATCGGAACCAGCGAGAGACTGCTGGAGGAACTGCGCCTCTGGGTCGAGACGGAGACCCCGACCACCGATCCCGCCGCGGTGAACCGGCTGGTGGACCGTGCCGAGGCCGGGCTGCGCGAGGCCGGCGCCGCGCTGGAGCGCATCCCCGGCCGCGACGGCTATGGCGACAACCTGATCGCCCGCCTGCCCGGCCCCGCCGGCAGCAACCGCAAGCCGGTGGTGGTCTGCGTGCATCTCGACACGGTGTGGGACAACGGCACCCTCGCTTCCTCGATGCCCTTCCGGGTCGAGGGCGACAAGGCCTATGGCCCCGGCATCTACGACATGAAGGCGGGCTCCTTCCTCGCCTTCCACGCGGTGCGCGAGATCCTGCGGCAGAAGGTGGCGACGCGGAGCCCGGTCACGCTGATCATGACGCCGGACGAAGAGGTCGGCTCCCCCACCTCCCGCGCCATCATCGAGCGCGAGGCGCGCGACGCCTCGGCCGTGCTGATCGCCGAGCCGGCGGGCGGGCCGCAGGGCGCCTGCGTCACCGCGCGCAAGGGCGTGGGGCGCTTCGTGGTGAAGATCCATGGCGTTTCCGCCCATGCCGGCGGCAACTGGAGCGAGGGGCGCAGCGCCGTGGTGGCGCTGTCCGAGCTGGTGCTGAAGGTGCACGGGATGGTGGACCTGGAGCGCGGCGTGACCACCAACGTGGCCCCCGTCTGGGGCGGCACCCGCCCCAATGTCGTCCCGCCCGAGGCCGGCTGCGAGATCGACCTGCGCGTTGCCAACGAGGCGGATGGCGTGGCGATGGAGCGGGCCATCCTGGCCCTCGCCGGGGAACGGGACGGCATCCGCATCGAGATCACCGGCGGCATGAACCGCCCGCCGATGGAGGAGACGGCGGAAACCCTGCGCCTTTACGAGACGGCGTGCCAACTGGCGCGGCAGGCGGGCTATGACCTGCCGAAGCAGCATCGCGGCGGCGGTTCGGACGGCAACTTCACCGCCGCGCTCGGCATCCCGACCCTGGACGGGCTGGGCTGTACCGGCGCGGGCGCCCATGCGCCGCACGAGCATATCCTGTGGCGCGACCTCGCCGCGCGGGGGCAGGTGCTGGCGGGGCTGATCGAGACGCTCTGA
- a CDS encoding AbrB/MazE/SpoVT family DNA-binding domain-containing protein, which yields MATIVTSKGQVTIPKPVRDLLGITTGTAVEFQVAPDGRVVLARADDTAAPRSRFERLRGAAGHGMSTDEIMALTRGD from the coding sequence ATGGCCACCATCGTCACCAGCAAGGGGCAGGTCACCATCCCGAAGCCGGTCCGAGACCTGCTTGGCATCACCACCGGCACCGCCGTCGAATTCCAGGTCGCACCGGATGGCCGAGTGGTGCTGGCACGCGCCGATGACACGGCCGCCCCCCGCAGCCGCTTCGAGCGGCTGCGGGGGGCGGCCGGGCATGGCATGAGCACCGACGAGATCATGGCCCTGACGCGGGGTGACTAA
- a CDS encoding type II toxin-antitoxin system VapC family toxin has translation MTLVDTNILLDLATDDPNWVDWSIRQLDAATVAGPLLINDIVYAELSVRFPAIEAVDAFLEGAGVVLQPMPRAALFLAGKAFQNYRARGGSRTGVLPDFLIGSHAAVAKLPLLTRDVGRYRSYFPSVTLIAPGA, from the coding sequence ATGACGCTGGTCGATACCAATATCCTGCTCGACCTCGCCACCGACGACCCGAACTGGGTGGACTGGTCCATCCGGCAACTCGATGCCGCGACCGTTGCCGGCCCATTGCTGATCAACGACATCGTCTATGCGGAATTGTCGGTTCGCTTCCCGGCGATCGAAGCCGTGGATGCCTTTCTGGAAGGGGCCGGAGTCGTGTTGCAGCCGATGCCCCGGGCAGCCTTGTTCCTGGCTGGCAAGGCCTTCCAGAACTACCGGGCGCGCGGCGGGTCACGGACAGGTGTGCTTCCGGACTTCCTGATCGGCTCCCATGCTGCCGTCGCGAAACTGCCCCTGCTCACGCGGGATGTCGGACGCTACCGCAGCTATTTCCCCTCCGTCACCCTGATCGCGCCCGGAGCCTGA